A section of the Roseovarius sp. W115 genome encodes:
- the fmt gene encoding methionyl-tRNA formyltransferase produces the protein MRIVFMGTPDFSVPVLDALLDAGHEIAAVYCQPPRPAGRGKKDRPSPVQVRAEALGLDVRHPVNLKNEAAQAEFAALNADVAVVVAYGLILPQAILDAPTRGCLNIHASLLPRWRGAAPIHRAIMAGDSETGVCIMQMEAGLDTGPVLLRKTTAIGAEEITGELHNRLSDIGAAAIVEALENLDKLNPEPQAESGVTYADKIDKAEARIDWAWRAAEVDRHIRGLSPFPGAWCDVKGQRLKFLASRVASGCGAPGEILDDALTVACGQGAVEILRLQRAGKGPQDRDTFLRGFPLPKGTRL, from the coding sequence CTGCGCATCGTGTTCATGGGAACCCCGGACTTTTCCGTGCCGGTGCTTGATGCGCTGTTGGATGCTGGCCATGAGATTGCTGCCGTCTATTGCCAGCCCCCGCGCCCGGCGGGTCGTGGCAAGAAAGACCGCCCCAGCCCCGTGCAGGTGCGCGCCGAGGCGTTGGGGTTGGACGTGCGCCATCCCGTTAATCTGAAGAATGAAGCCGCGCAGGCGGAATTTGCTGCACTGAATGCCGATGTTGCCGTGGTGGTGGCCTACGGGCTGATCCTGCCTCAGGCCATTCTCGATGCCCCAACCCGCGGATGCCTCAACATTCATGCCAGCCTCTTGCCGCGCTGGCGTGGGGCGGCTCCTATTCATCGCGCGATCATGGCGGGAGATTCTGAGACGGGTGTCTGCATTATGCAGATGGAGGCGGGGCTGGACACAGGGCCGGTTCTTTTGCGCAAAACCACCGCGATTGGAGCTGAAGAAATCACCGGTGAATTGCACAACAGACTGTCTGACATAGGCGCCGCGGCGATTGTCGAAGCACTTGAAAACCTGGATAAGCTAAACCCTGAACCTCAGGCAGAAAGCGGCGTGACCTATGCCGACAAGATTGACAAAGCCGAGGCGCGCATTGATTGGGCCTGGCGTGCGGCGGAGGTGGATCGGCATATTCGAGGTCTGTCGCCTTTCCCCGGTGCGTGGTGCGATGTGAAGGGACAGCGTCTAAAATTCCTTGCATCACGCGTGGCCAGTGGGTGTGGCGCGCCGGGCGAAATCCTGGACGATGCATTGACCGTCGCCTGCGGGCAAGGTGCCGTCGAAATACTCCGTCTGCAACGGGCGGGCAAAGGCCCGCAAGATCGCGACACCTTTTTGCGCGGCTTCCCCTTGCCCAAAGGCACACGGCTCTGA